In the Chthonomonadales bacterium genome, GGACCTCCATCGCGAGGTGGGCGAGGCCGTGGAGGCCATCGAGGAGGCAGCACGCGGTGGCGAGCCGCCCGGCGGCGACGCGGCGGGGTAGAATGAGGCTGCGCGCAGGAGCCCCGGGCCGGCGCGCCGAATGTAGCCAGACGAAATATCATGGCGGCGGGAGTGGCGAGCGTGAAGAAGACCCTGTTCCTCGGTCCCCCCTCGTTCGACGGGTTCGACGGCGGCGCCGGTTCGCGCTACCAGGCCCGGCGAGAGATCACCTCGTACTGGTTCCCGACCTGGCTCGCGCAGCCCGCCGCCATGGTGCCCGGCAGCCGCCTGGTGGACGCGCCCCCTCACCACCTCTCGGTCGAGCAGGTCCTGGCCATCGCCGCCGACTACGAGCTCGTCGTCATGCACACAAGCACGCCCTCGCTCGCGAACGACATCCGGTGCGCTCAGGAGATCAAGGCGCGCAGGCCAGACGCGCAGGTGGGCTTTATCGGCGCGCACGTGGCCGTGCTGCCCGAGGAGACGCTGCAACTGGCGCCGGACCTCGACTTCGTTTGCCGCAACGAGTTCGACTACACATGCAAGGAGCTTGCTGAAGGGCGGCCGCTCGAGGCGATCCGCGGCCTCTCGTACCGCACCCCGGCCGGCGAGGTCCGCCACAACGAGGAGCGGGAGCTGATCGCGGACTGGGACACGGTTCCCAGCGTGCTGCCCGTCTACCGGCGCGACCTGGAGATCGAGCGGTACTTCATCGGCTACCTCCTGCACCCCTACGTCTCGTTCTACACGGGGCGGGGATGTCCGGCGAAGTGCACATTCTGCCTCTGGCCGCAGACGATCGGAGGCCACAAGTACCGTACGAAGTCGCCCGAGGTCGTCATCCGCGAGATGGCGGAGGGCAAGGAGCTGTTCCCACGGGTACGTGAGTGGATGTTCGACGACGACACGTTCACCATCGACAAGGAGCGCGCCATCGCCATCGGCAAGGGGCTCAGGACGTTGGGCCTCACGTGGTCGTGCAACGCGCGTGCCCATGTGGACTATGAGACGCTGCGGCAGCTCCGCGACAGCGGGCTCCGGCTTCTGCTGGTGGGCTTCGAGTCCGGCAATCAGGAGATCCTGAACCGAATTCGCAAGGGCATCCGCCTCGACATGGCGCGTGAGTTCATGCGCAACTGCCGCAAGCTCGGCATCAAGGTGCACGGCACCTTCATCATCGGCCTGCCGATCGAGACGCGGGAGACCATCGAGGAGACGATCCGCTTCGCCCAGGAGCTCGATCCCCACACCATCCAGGTGTCGATCGCGGCGCCGTACCCTGGCACCGAGCTCTACCGGCAGGCCGTGGCGAACGGCTGGTTCGCCGACGGCGAGCTCGTGGCCGGGAGTGGAATTCAGACGTCGACGCTGCGCTACCCGACCCTGACAACCGAGGAGATCGAGGAGGCGGTCGAGAGCATGTACCGGCGGTTCTACTTCCGCTTCCGGCCCATCTTCCGCATAGT is a window encoding:
- the hpnJ gene encoding hopanoid biosynthesis associated radical SAM protein HpnJ, which translates into the protein MKKTLFLGPPSFDGFDGGAGSRYQARREITSYWFPTWLAQPAAMVPGSRLVDAPPHHLSVEQVLAIAADYELVVMHTSTPSLANDIRCAQEIKARRPDAQVGFIGAHVAVLPEETLQLAPDLDFVCRNEFDYTCKELAEGRPLEAIRGLSYRTPAGEVRHNEERELIADWDTVPSVLPVYRRDLEIERYFIGYLLHPYVSFYTGRGCPAKCTFCLWPQTIGGHKYRTKSPEVVIREMAEGKELFPRVREWMFDDDTFTIDKERAIAIGKGLRTLGLTWSCNARAHVDYETLRQLRDSGLRLLLVGFESGNQEILNRIRKGIRLDMAREFMRNCRKLGIKVHGTFIIGLPIETRETIEETIRFAQELDPHTIQVSIAAPYPGTELYRQAVANGWFADGELVAGSGIQTSTLRYPTLTTEEIEEAVESMYRRFYFRFRPIFRIVREMAADRQMLVRRLREGREFFGYLRERRSIAHSHGHAPADQPA